The sequence GGTTACAGCAATCatctaaatattttatttttctaacatCTCTTTTCATACAGATGCATGGAAACTCATTTCAGAGGAAGTATTCGATCATGAAAAATGGAGTTGCTCCAACCCCAGATGTAAGAAGAGCTTCACCTTTTATATACTCTAGACTCACATCCTTGCACTTTTTTCATCATTGTTTTGGTTTCCCTTAATTAGATTATGTAACAAACTATATGATTCTCATCTGCGATTTGGTACGCCAGAAGCCCAAGAGGAGACCTCCAGCATCATATGGTGGAAGATCAAGTGTTCCAGACAAATCACAGCGATCCAGAAGCATGTCTTTTAGTCCAGACAGAGTCCGTGTTAGAGGCAGGTCTCCAGCTTTTAATGCACTTGCTGCTACATTTGAGAGCCCTAATGCCAGAAATCTCTCTACTCCGCCTCCAATGGTTAGAAAGATCTATCCAAAGTCCGTTACCCCTGATTCGGCAAAGCTGGATGCAGCAAAGTTGGCTTCAAGATCAGCGGCCATAGCAGCTCTCACAGCTTCATTTGAGCAaccagcaccaccatcaccagCAAGTGCTCCATCCAGAATTCCTAAGCCTAAACGTAAGAGTTGGTTGATATTCTTACctttcaattaaaaaaaaaagaaaaagaaaaagcacTTGACATGTTTCAAAGGCTTGTAGATAGAaatataattgtgtttatttGTTTGCCCTGGATGAAGCGAGCCCTGAGACTCCAAAATCAGAACCAACCTCCAATTCAATGAGTAGTAGAATAGAAGCCCTAACTATTCAGGAAGATGTGAAAGAGGATGAAGCTGAGGACGAGGAAGGACTTCCTATATACCCATATGAACGTCTGAAAGTGTTTTCAACAGATCCTGTTACAGATATTGATGTAACCAAGCGAGAGGTAAACACAATTTGAAGATACATCTTAGTATAGTAGTTTCCTTCATCTTATAGATAGACTGATTCATATAAACAATACATTATTATAGATTTTTCCCTGATAATATGCAAATTTGGTGAATGTATAGACATATCTCTCTTCAGAAGAGTTCAGGGAGAAATTCGGCATGGCAAAGGATGCTTTCTATAAGTTACCGAAATGGAAGCAGAACAAGCTTAAAATGGCACTTCAATTGTTTTGAAGTCTCCTATATCTTTCAAATTTCTTTTTGGCTCCTGCAAGCAGATGGGGAGAAGGCATGCTTGCCAATCTGTAAGGATCTCTCTTTCATTTTCTTGGTTCTGTGGCTACATTAGGTTTATAGTTTCAATGTGGTTTCTAAAACTGGGACTTACTCCGTAAACATAGTTTGTAATCTCAGTGCTAGAGAACTAGTTTGGTATTGGACATAGATTCCAAGTGACCAAGAGAAAATTTAATTTGGCAACACTTAATTGTTTAAAAGTTGGTGTAGTATCTTCAAGATGAGCCAACATTAGCGTTTTATTTCATGAAATGAAATCtaattttttttgtgtttctttttaATGAAGGGATGCTAAATATTGTATTAGGCGTGAGGGGACAGCAGTGCCTTTTTAGCTGCTTCTGCTCCCAAAGAAGCTGAGTTTTCATGGTTCACGGACTGTTACCAGGTTTTCCCAGTTCTCCTTCCATGTTTGTTTGGATTTCCATTTTTTTCCCTTTTGATTTTTTAGGTGTTTGGTATATCATTATTCTTTCTGGTCACAGTTTGGTTGTGAGCTTGCAATATTTTTTGTTCTATTATTAATTTAACAATTGTTTCTAGCAGtaagtaaaaaaaatgaaaatgtcaAGAAggcttggttgtagccagaaacAACATAGAAATTGTATTTTGTAATTGAGGATGCAAGGTGTGTATAGCAAGGTGTAAAAGCATTTGGTGCCAAAACcagtcggtctttttttttttttttttttttttttttgtcgataATGAaaattcttccttttttttcccaGTTCCCTCTTGAATCCGATTAttgtaatttcatttttttttactataaataggtagtttattcttccAATGAAATACGCTTGTGAATACTGAGAGAAGAAAATGCGTTTCTATTCCCGGAAACCTTAGTTCTCTGATAAATCGGCGATGGGTTCCAGCTAGGAGAAACGTGAAAGCTTGGCTTGATTTTCAATCGAAAAAAATTACAGTTAGGGCCCAACAAACCCCAAATGCGTTCTTCCAAAAAGAAATCATCATCGAAAGTATCCACAGTACCAGCAGTACTACTACCAGCAGTTGTACAAGTAGTACTTTTCCCCTCACCAACAGTATTATTATTGATCTTGTCTTCTCCTTCATCAATGATAGCAGCTGGTACCATAGTTTGATTAATATCATCTCCATCGTTAACACAAAATTTGGTAAACAAAGAAGACCCATTAGTGAAAGAGTCCATAATATTATTTTCGCACCACGAACCGGCTTCGTCTCCGAAGGAGTACTCAATTGATGGTAGTACTAATACCTTACCAGAACAATCTATAGCTGAATGATGTCGTTTTTGAACAATCTGCTGCTCCATGTTAATCTTCCTGCTCATCCATGAAGAATTTCTTGAAAAGTTTATTGCTTGAGGTTTTATGACTATAGTAGCAGTACTACTAGCTTTTCCCAAGGTGCGAATTCTGGTACCGCCAACTCCCCTAATTTGATCTGATGAAATATGTCTTTTGTTATTGAAGTGAGTGTTCCAGAAGTTCTTGACATCATTTGCGGTTCTTCCCGGGAGTCTACCAGCAATCATTATCCATCTAAAATTTGAACATTTGGATCATAATCAacatgagaaaaagaaaagaaaactggcTGAATAGATAGCAAATAAACTGTCAGATGTTTAAGGGCCGGAAAGAGATTTCCAGTTTAGTTAGTTGCCTGTTGCCTAAGAGCTTGTGCATTCTGCCAATAAGATCTACTTCATCCGGTTCAAACTGTCCTCGTTTGATACAAGGCCGCAGATAATTCAACCAACGAAGTCTACAACTTTTACGGCATCGATTTATACCTGCAAATAGTACTTACAGTTTTGTTAAATATGTTTGCATTCTCGATTACACTTATTATAAGTAGAGGGGAAAATTAGAGAAACATGATAGTACCTGCTCTAATAGGAACTTGATGCCATTTTCCTTCGCCATATTTTTCTATACATTTTCGAAGAAGATTGTCTTCTGCTTCTGTCCACGAGCCTTTTCTTAAACCTCCTGGAGAATCCATCTGATGCTGTATCTGGTCTCTACTTGATTTGCAGTACTGCTATGTATAAAACATATATAGCAATTCCATGGTACCTCTTGGAGGATCCACGATATATGGTCACACCATATTTGCAATACTGCTATTTGTATGAAACATTGGGGATCCACTTCACCTCCTGGAGGATCCAGGCTACTTGCTTTTGCCATAATTGTATTCTGTGCATGTGCACATGTACTTCGGGGAGTTGCACACTGTGCAGATACAatatttttttcataattttttcaaGGAAAATATACGATTTTAAAAGATGAGCGTGGGTGTGGGCTACCAGCCTACCACAGACTGTGGAGTTATGGACTATAACACAAGAACGATGTCTCTTCAGCAGTACAGGTCCTGATATTTTGGTGGCCCTATGCCTTTTTATCTTTCTTTATATTTtcgtaacatttttttttttttctttctccttcattaTTAAGTAGATAGCGATTACATTTGGGTATTTGGTATCGATGGAGTcgtttagagcgtccacagtgggagagtaaacccaaatatttggtcttttgaacagacgtagtggaacgtattatcgatcaaattttgatcaacgac comes from Papaver somniferum cultivar HN1 chromosome 7, ASM357369v1, whole genome shotgun sequence and encodes:
- the LOC113299292 gene encoding myb-related protein 308-like, which produces MDSPGGLRKGSWTEAEDNLLRKCIEKYGEGKWHQVPIRAGINRCRKSCRLRWLNYLRPCIKRGQFEPDEVDLIGRMHKLLGNRWIMIAGRLPGRTANDVKNFWNTHFNNKRHISSDQIRGVGGTRIRTLGKASSTATIVIKPQAINFSRNSSWMSRKINMEQQIVQKRHHSAIDCSGKVLVLPSIEYSFGDEAGSWCENNIMDSFTNGSSLFTKFCVNDGDDINQTMVPAAIIDEGEDKINNNTVGEGKSTTCTTAGSSTAGTVDTFDDDFFLEERIWGLLGPNCNFFRLKIKPSFHVSPSWNPSPIYQRTKVSGNRNAFSSLSIHKRISLEE